In one window of Clarias gariepinus isolate MV-2021 ecotype Netherlands chromosome 10, CGAR_prim_01v2, whole genome shotgun sequence DNA:
- the ube2a gene encoding ubiquitin-conjugating enzyme E2 A, giving the protein MSTPARRRLMRDFKRLQEDPPAGVSGAPSENNIMVWNAVIFGPEGTPFEDGTFKLTIEFTEEYPNKPPTVRFVSKMFHPNVYADGSICLDILQNRWSPTYDVSSILTSIQSLLDEPNPNSPANSQAAQLYQENKREYEKRVSAIVEQSWRDC; this is encoded by the exons ATGTCTACCCCAGCACGACGGCGTTTAATGAGGGACTTTAAGCG ACTGCAGGAGGATCCTCCAGCAGGAGTTAGCGGAGCCCCATCAGAAAATAACATCATGGTCTGGAACGCTGTCATTTTTGG GCCAGAGGGGACGCCTTTTGAAGATG gAACTTTCAAACTTACAATAGAATTCACAGAAGAGTATCCAAACAAACCACCCACAGTCAGATTTGTTTCCAAAATGTTTCATCCCAATG TTTATGCAGATGGTAGTATATGTTTGGATATTCTTCAGAACCGCTGGAGTCCAACATATGACGTGTCTTCAATTTTAACATCTATACAG TCGCTATTGGACGAGCCAAACCCAAACAGTCCTGCCAACAGTCAGGCAGCTCAGCTGTACCAGGAGAACAAACGAGAGTATGAGAAGCGTGTGTCTGCCATTGTGGAACAGAGCTGGCGGGATTGTTGA